A single window of Jiangella alkaliphila DNA harbors:
- a CDS encoding GTP-binding protein, with translation MAFVDSEVSGGTQADQDALSVKIVVAGGFGVGKTTFVGAVSEIEPLRTEALMTEASTSVDDLSMLPEKRTTTVAMDFGRITLAEDLVLYLFGTPGQNRFWFMWDDITRGAIGAVVLVDTRRLADCFGAIDYVEQRGIPFVVALNAFNGIQEHDVEDVRDALQVGPEVPFVVTDARDRESVKVVLVTLVEHAMSLIKQT, from the coding sequence ATGGCCTTCGTCGACTCTGAGGTGTCTGGCGGCACACAGGCCGACCAAGATGCGCTGTCGGTCAAGATCGTCGTGGCCGGCGGCTTCGGCGTGGGCAAGACGACCTTCGTCGGCGCGGTGAGCGAGATCGAGCCGCTGCGCACCGAGGCGCTCATGACCGAGGCCTCGACCAGTGTCGACGACCTCTCCATGCTGCCCGAGAAGCGCACCACCACTGTCGCCATGGACTTCGGCCGCATCACGCTGGCCGAGGACCTCGTGCTGTACCTGTTCGGCACGCCGGGCCAGAACCGGTTCTGGTTCATGTGGGACGACATCACCCGCGGCGCCATCGGCGCCGTCGTGCTCGTCGACACCCGCCGGCTGGCCGACTGCTTCGGCGCCATCGACTACGTCGAGCAGCGGGGCATCCCGTTCGTCGTCGCGCTCAACGCGTTCAACGGCATCCAGGAGCACGACGTCGAGGACGTCCGCGACGCCCTCCAGGTCGGCCCCGAGGTCCCGTTCGTCGTCACCGACGCCCGCGACCGCGAGTCGGTCAAGGTCGTGCTCGTCACGCTGGTCGAGCACGCGATGTCGCTGATCAAGCAGACCTGA
- a CDS encoding DUF742 domain-containing protein, translating to MQDIAIEALVSTTQDGRTHGSDPEPERERILRLCHSPRSVAEVAAIVSMPLGVARVLVADLETEGMVRVADPHAAFAGSEEPARNLSVLERVRDGLRRL from the coding sequence GTGCAGGACATCGCCATCGAAGCCCTCGTCTCGACCACGCAGGACGGCCGCACCCACGGCAGCGACCCCGAGCCGGAGCGGGAACGCATCCTCCGGCTGTGCCACTCGCCACGGTCCGTGGCCGAGGTGGCCGCAATCGTCTCGATGCCGCTCGGCGTGGCCCGCGTGCTCGTCGCGGATCTCGAGACCGAGGGAATGGTGCGGGTGGCTGACCCGCATGCGGCATTTGCCGGCTCCGAGGAGCCGGCCCGTAATCTGAGTGTGCTGGAAAGGGTGAGGGATGGCCTTCGTCGACTCTGA
- a CDS encoding roadblock/LC7 domain-containing protein, protein MTNASSDELGWLLDRFVDRTTGAAHAVVVSADGLHLAGSTGMPRERGEQLAAVVSGLASLTVGASLILGAGEVQQTLVEMSNGFLLVMAVGDGAHLAVLAASTADLGQVGYEMALLVERVGAVLNPATRVG, encoded by the coding sequence GTGACCAACGCCTCCAGCGACGAGCTTGGCTGGCTGCTCGACCGGTTCGTCGACCGCACCACGGGCGCGGCGCACGCGGTCGTCGTGTCGGCCGACGGCCTGCACCTGGCCGGCTCCACGGGCATGCCGCGCGAACGCGGCGAACAGCTCGCTGCGGTGGTGTCCGGCCTGGCCAGTCTCACGGTCGGCGCCTCGCTGATCCTGGGCGCCGGCGAGGTCCAGCAGACCCTGGTAGAGATGAGCAACGGCTTCCTGCTGGTCATGGCGGTCGGCGACGGCGCACACCTGGCCGTCCTGGCTGCCTCCACAGCCGACCTCGGGCAGGTCGGCTACGAAATGGCCCTCCTCGTCGAGCGCGTGGGCGCCGTCCTCAACCCGGCCACCCGGGTGGGGTGA
- a CDS encoding sensor histidine kinase: MKSGRAKEGGDGSRSFWQSFLHDRSVRSRVAALVLLPLLGTLVLGTLFFNNALDEASSASRTESLAEVGMVSLQALQAIQDERDTTGLQNNPTASVSPESVTAARENTDAAIAALSDAVDERRGDDLGTSFEAAVSLYDREVERLTEGESTYRTQRDALDPPFDSGTGGYERFAAVLRQLATASAGGTDDPTLARQIAAVADIAQAVEAASMERGLVAFFMTPDQAPSDAHRDQAMQLQGEQELLLSDRFLRGLGFTEQMRIYSNQISVADRAVTDARADIVDGVAPRVTTAEWWEASTERLDALRDIQQEAGNNVLTLAADRTDNARVTALFSALAVLAVLALTVYLAIVVARSIIGPLRRLRASALETAQTQLPALVERVHKDGPLVARNLPDAVQAEGRDEIGQVATAFNDVHSTAVRVAAEQALLRQNLDTIVVNLSRRTQSLVDRQLGEIEGLEQRERDPDQLSTLFRIDHMATRVRRHAESLLVLAGVEEMRKHTSAAGVLDVVRTAVGEVEQYPRVKFGVMPTDLITAGAVDDIAHLLAELIDNATEFSAPATPVRVTSQPLLGGGLRLQVSDSGLGIPAGQLDELNERLRNVGDIDVAASRTLGLYVVARLAAKHGIQVRLEPVPEGGTAAQVDLPAHLILSPLDTSEGVIPPVPAEPAAPQPGGIDPWNLDPSPTPFRREESSPSLPVSSITAAGLPRREDRPAETRHPIDASAQTDLPQASDPAPAVDAGRPTWPSPEESRLRPDTGEHRIAPITAETRYSPSDTGEHRIGDTGERRLTETGERRLSDTGERRVTTDHGARSDEAWRQPLTNGTGSALPTREPRQEPRPEVRQPAPPPPAAPPARPAAARSSLRAPEPVLPESDSPIYDSVASAWFSRSGSDSAADDWSSPADEGWRRAAEALRSAEEAASARAVQRDTEPIQTSPQPGSGWARETPAAVPEPVAQAEPALSASGLPLRRRGASLVPGSIAELNDTERPERPAAAAKDASNVASTLASLQRGVGRGREETGGWVPKRPSDPERSDS; encoded by the coding sequence GTGAAATCCGGTCGCGCGAAGGAAGGCGGCGACGGCTCCCGGTCGTTCTGGCAGTCCTTCCTGCACGACCGCAGCGTGCGCTCGCGCGTCGCCGCACTGGTCCTTCTCCCGCTGCTGGGCACGCTCGTGCTCGGCACGCTGTTCTTCAACAACGCGCTCGACGAAGCGTCGTCCGCCTCGCGCACCGAGAGCCTGGCCGAGGTCGGCATGGTGTCGCTCCAGGCGCTGCAGGCGATCCAGGACGAGCGCGACACCACCGGTCTGCAGAACAACCCCACTGCGAGCGTCAGCCCCGAGTCGGTCACGGCCGCGCGCGAGAACACCGACGCCGCCATCGCCGCGCTGTCCGACGCGGTCGACGAGCGCCGCGGCGACGACCTCGGCACCAGCTTCGAGGCCGCGGTCAGCCTGTACGACCGCGAGGTCGAACGGCTGACCGAGGGCGAGTCCACCTACCGCACGCAGCGCGACGCCCTCGACCCTCCGTTCGACTCCGGCACCGGTGGCTACGAACGTTTCGCCGCTGTGCTCCGGCAGTTGGCCACGGCATCCGCCGGCGGCACGGACGACCCGACGCTGGCGCGCCAGATCGCGGCGGTGGCTGACATCGCCCAGGCGGTCGAGGCGGCGTCGATGGAGCGCGGCCTCGTCGCCTTCTTCATGACCCCTGACCAGGCCCCCTCCGACGCGCACCGCGACCAGGCGATGCAGCTCCAGGGCGAGCAGGAGCTGCTCCTGAGCGACCGGTTCCTCCGCGGGCTCGGCTTCACCGAGCAGATGCGCATCTACTCCAACCAGATCTCCGTCGCCGACCGCGCGGTCACCGATGCCCGCGCCGACATCGTCGACGGCGTCGCGCCGCGGGTCACGACAGCAGAGTGGTGGGAAGCGTCGACGGAGCGCCTGGACGCGCTGCGCGACATCCAGCAGGAGGCCGGCAACAACGTCCTGACGCTCGCCGCCGACCGCACCGACAACGCCCGGGTCACCGCGCTGTTCAGCGCGCTCGCCGTGCTCGCCGTCCTGGCGCTCACCGTCTACCTCGCCATCGTCGTGGCGCGGTCGATCATCGGCCCGCTGCGCCGGCTGCGCGCCTCGGCGCTCGAGACCGCGCAGACCCAGCTGCCGGCGCTGGTCGAGCGAGTGCACAAGGACGGGCCGCTGGTGGCCCGCAACCTGCCCGACGCCGTCCAGGCCGAGGGCCGCGACGAGATCGGCCAGGTCGCGACAGCATTCAACGACGTCCACTCCACCGCCGTCCGGGTCGCCGCCGAGCAGGCGCTGCTGCGGCAGAACCTCGACACCATCGTCGTCAACCTCTCCCGCCGCACGCAGTCGCTGGTCGACCGCCAGCTCGGCGAGATCGAGGGCCTCGAGCAACGCGAGCGCGACCCCGACCAGCTGAGCACGCTGTTCCGCATCGACCACATGGCCACCCGCGTCCGGCGGCACGCCGAGAGCCTCCTGGTCCTCGCCGGCGTCGAGGAGATGCGCAAGCACACCAGCGCGGCCGGCGTCCTCGACGTCGTCCGCACGGCGGTCGGCGAGGTCGAGCAGTACCCGCGGGTGAAGTTCGGCGTCATGCCGACCGACCTCATCACCGCCGGGGCCGTCGACGACATCGCCCACCTGCTGGCCGAGCTGATCGACAACGCGACCGAGTTCTCCGCTCCGGCCACGCCGGTCCGGGTCACCAGCCAGCCGCTGCTCGGCGGCGGCCTGCGCCTGCAGGTCTCCGACTCCGGCCTGGGCATCCCCGCCGGCCAGCTCGACGAGCTCAACGAGCGGTTGCGCAACGTCGGTGACATCGACGTCGCGGCCTCCCGCACCCTGGGCCTCTACGTGGTCGCCCGGCTGGCGGCCAAGCACGGCATCCAGGTGCGGCTCGAGCCGGTACCCGAGGGCGGCACGGCCGCGCAGGTCGACCTCCCGGCGCACCTGATCCTCTCGCCGCTCGACACCAGCGAAGGCGTCATCCCGCCGGTGCCGGCCGAGCCCGCGGCGCCGCAGCCGGGCGGAATCGACCCGTGGAACCTCGACCCGAGCCCCACGCCGTTCCGCCGCGAGGAGTCCTCGCCGTCGCTGCCGGTCTCCTCGATCACCGCGGCCGGGCTGCCGCGCCGCGAGGACCGGCCCGCCGAGACCCGCCACCCGATCGACGCCTCCGCCCAGACCGACCTGCCGCAGGCGTCCGACCCCGCGCCCGCCGTCGACGCCGGCCGGCCCACCTGGCCCAGCCCGGAGGAGTCGCGGCTGCGTCCCGACACCGGCGAGCACCGCATCGCGCCCATCACCGCCGAGACCCGCTACTCGCCGTCCGACACCGGCGAGCACCGCATCGGCGACACCGGCGAACGCCGGCTGACCGAGACGGGCGAGCGCCGGCTCTCCGACACCGGTGAGCGCCGCGTCACGACCGACCACGGCGCGCGGTCCGACGAGGCATGGCGGCAGCCGCTGACCAACGGCACGGGCTCGGCGCTGCCGACCCGCGAGCCCCGTCAGGAGCCGCGGCCCGAGGTCCGCCAGCCCGCACCGCCGCCGCCCGCCGCACCGCCGGCCCGGCCGGCCGCCGCTCGCTCCTCGCTGCGCGCGCCCGAGCCGGTGCTCCCCGAGAGCGACTCGCCCATCTACGACTCCGTCGCCTCGGCCTGGTTCAGCCGGTCGGGCAGCGACTCGGCCGCCGACGACTGGTCCAGCCCGGCCGACGAGGGCTGGCGGCGGGCCGCCGAAGCGCTGCGCTCGGCCGAGGAGGCCGCCAGCGCCCGCGCCGTGCAGCGCGACACCGAGCCCATCCAGACCTCTCCGCAGCCGGGTTCGGGCTGGGCACGCGAGACTCCGGCGGCGGTGCCCGAGCCGGTCGCACAGGCCGAGCCGGCGCTCAGCGCGTCCGGACTCCCGCTGCGGCGCCGCGGCGCCTCGCTGGTGCCGGGTTCCATCGCCGAGCTGAACGACACCGAACGGCCCGAGCGCCCTGCGGCCGCGGCCAAGGACGCGAGTAACGTGGCCTCGACACTGGCCAGCCTGCAGCGAGGTGTCGGGCGTGGCCGGGAGGAAACCGGTGGCTGGGTTCCGAAACGACCCAGTGACCCCGAGAGGAGCGATTCGTGA